Proteins encoded by one window of Tunturibacter psychrotolerans:
- a CDS encoding sensor histidine kinase, which yields MEQSAKSISSTPASGALHLRGAIAAFVASAVMTGLTAGECNGYYNSVHSPSSLTPLLLFASLYWLWWGFLAVVIWWIAQRWPSTLAGTTRTFLSHIAIACLLGLAHLILLQKLVTFSASIWNQTAPPLDYITLPRFGFELLLYGFVLGLSGMLHVQSRAHLDAMRSLELEKQLSQAQLKALQMQMEPHFLFNTLNAVTSLVELGRNQEASETLAHLNTILRKTLQRSTPEKITFAQELQVVESYLAIQQVRFADRLRVKIETTPEALEGLVPCFLLQPIIENAIRHGISRLEGDGLLETSVERIGDQLQLRVKDNGPGLKPSPGAPNGTSGHGIGMQNTRDRLSYFYPNAFNFLTAEPATGGYEVTIQIPYERQQA from the coding sequence ATGGAACAGAGCGCCAAAAGCATCTCGTCCACCCCGGCATCAGGGGCACTGCACCTACGCGGAGCCATCGCGGCCTTCGTCGCTTCCGCCGTCATGACCGGCCTCACTGCCGGCGAGTGCAACGGCTACTACAACAGCGTCCATTCGCCCTCCTCCCTGACCCCTCTGCTGCTCTTTGCCTCCCTGTACTGGCTCTGGTGGGGGTTTCTGGCCGTTGTCATCTGGTGGATCGCCCAACGTTGGCCCTCCACACTTGCCGGCACGACGCGAACCTTCCTCTCCCACATCGCCATCGCCTGCCTTCTGGGCCTGGCCCATCTGATCCTGCTGCAAAAGCTCGTCACCTTCTCCGCGAGCATCTGGAACCAGACTGCTCCCCCGCTTGACTACATCACCCTCCCGCGCTTCGGCTTCGAACTCCTCCTCTACGGATTTGTCCTTGGCTTGTCCGGAATGCTTCACGTCCAATCCCGCGCGCACCTCGACGCAATGCGCTCTTTAGAGCTGGAGAAGCAACTCTCACAGGCGCAGTTGAAAGCCCTGCAGATGCAGATGGAGCCGCACTTCCTCTTCAACACGCTCAATGCCGTCACCTCCCTTGTCGAACTCGGCAGAAACCAGGAAGCCTCCGAAACACTCGCGCACCTGAACACAATCCTAAGAAAGACATTGCAACGAAGCACACCAGAAAAAATCACCTTCGCACAAGAGTTACAGGTAGTTGAGAGCTACCTCGCCATCCAACAGGTTCGTTTCGCGGATCGCCTTCGCGTCAAGATCGAGACCACACCCGAAGCCCTCGAAGGCCTCGTTCCCTGCTTCCTCCTACAGCCAATCATCGAAAACGCTATCCGTCATGGTATCTCTCGCCTCGAAGGCGACGGTCTACTCGAGACATCGGTCGAACGCATCGGCGACCAGCTTCAACTCCGAGTCAAAGATAACGGCCCCGGCTTGAAACCTTCTCCAGGCGCACCCAACGGGACCAGCGGACACGGCATCGGTATGCAGAACACACGAGACCGTCTCTCGTATTTTTATCCAAACGCTTTCAACTTCTTGACAGCCGAACCCGCAACCGGCGGATACGAAGTCACCATTCAAATCCCTTACGAGCGGCAACAAGCATGA